Within Mytilus edulis chromosome 10, xbMytEdul2.2, whole genome shotgun sequence, the genomic segment tttgtttcctttttggCCTTttatgtttgtccctaatattttattaactgtgcatttgcattcaggtatcgcagatcaaatttattcgttcatagtgtgttaatttacgtttttcgatcgagttaagccttccaattcaTATTgtatcgtgtggttttctatgttgtgatgttatgctattgtttcagaaaaagggagaaggtttggtaccatttaaacgtttaatcccgcagcaaatgtttgcacctgtcctaagtcaggaatctgatgtacagtagttgtcgtttgattatgtaatttatacgtgtttctcatttctcgttttttatatagataagaccgttggttttcccgtttgaatggttttacactagtaattttggggccctttatagctttttgttcggtgtgtgCCAactctccgtgttgaaggccgtacattgacctataatggtttacttttataaattgttatttggatggagagttgtctcattggcactcacaacacatcttcctatatctatcataggtcgaaaataaactgacatcgccatgactaaaaatgaaaacttcaaacataaaacaatagtgcacaaaacacaacatagaaaactatagactgaTCAAAACTagccccaccaaaaacaaggggtgattcGGTTGCTCCAGAAGGGTTTGGAGATGCTGCTCCACACGttgcacctgtcgtgttgctcatttaattacaaacccggtaataagtataattcggtaggtcactttcgagaaaaggggacgggattgcAATTATTAGAAGTCGGAACATATCcattatcatctgtgaaacggatattccataacggtcaaccaactcgtgatggcgtttgTAAAATttcgaaggaatgatttcaacatcaccacttggaactcttggttaaatagcttccttgtgagcagcaaccctctatcaaggaaatacaagccctgggATATCGTTTAAATTGAGAGATAGATATTCAAATATGATGGCGctgatggaatgttgctacatagaaatggaaaattcacaaatgagaagctgaaattatctcttttgttgtaaaattttgttttcaacgtTGTCAACTtctagatgtaaatcaagatataAGGCAGAGTTAACTGTATGGTACAAACTCATGTCTGGCCCATACCCCCCCTGACCCCCCTCTCCCCCCgtaaaaatgtaaaatgtcataTGAAGCAAGTTTCTTGAAAATTTTAATGTTATCGTAATTATTGAACCAAACTAACTGTTACATGCACATCTATAACGTATTATCgataaataatatttcattcagTTGTTGTTGGTCGCAACCTAATTAACTTTCGAGTTTGTTGCCGAAGTATACCGGATCGTGaaattgataaataataaaaacagaGCACGTGGTAAAAGTGACAGTTAAGTGAATCGATAGagtattgatatttgttttttttatatttttcatgcgttcttatttgttaattaaattattctttaacatttgttaaaagatttattttattacatttgttcgGTTATTACTCTTTGCCTTCAAGAGGACAGTTGTATACATTCTTTCATCACGGGTTTTCACTCGAGCTTGCGCTATGCGCTGGTTGAAGTTATAACGAGAGAACTCGAAGTTAGGGTTACTGCATACGGAAAAATATAGGCCAATATATATTCTAGGAAGTAAATAATTCGAGTAAAAAGTAGCcattcaagattataaaaaaatattcaacttttttttaatttgaagtttctttTGACTTCAACCGTAATATAAAAACCATATTGAGCAATGAAGGTATATAGACTACACATAACATGCCTATACACGTATATGTTCATGTTTTATGAATTTAAGGCGCacttattttatatctatttgtgTATAAGTAAGCCGCCTTTCAAAACCATATGTATTTGTAGTATGTATGCAAACTATAGCGACCTATATTATGACCCGGTTGACGACGTGAAAGAGCATTTATTTATTCTCCGTTCACTTTCTCGGTGGAGAAATGCGTTTGGATTTTGCTTTTAACATATAacattctttttacatttcctttaTTTTCGATTACTTTAACTGCATACATCATTGATGCGATTTGTTTTAATCTGTGATAAAAAGGCGTTTACCATTACGtaaaaggtgtttgcacataacgtaataggtgtttgccaTTAAAGGAATAGTGTTTGTACGTAAAGGTATATGTAATTGCATACTGTAGTAGGTGTTTACATGTTACGTAATAAATGTTTGAACATTatgtaataggtgtttgcacataacgtaataggtgatTGTACAATGTAATATGTGTTTGGACGTAACGTAAAGTGTTTGAACGTAATGTAATTGCTCATAACGTAATGGGTAATTGCACATAATGCAATAGGTTTTTGTACTTAatgtaataggtgtttgcacaaaACGTAAAAGGTGTTCGCAAATAACATAATAGATGTTTAAACATAACGTGATAGGTGTTTGCACAAAAAACATGTCATAGGTATTTGTACAAAACGTAATCAGTgattgcacataatgtaaaaggtATTTGCACATTACGTAATAGGCGTTTGCATATATTGtattagagatttccaataaaatgacatacgtgCCTAACTCGACGTACGGACGTAACGGGGCCGGTTATTGCTAACCAATTAATTGTGTTAAATGCGTTGCACAAGTTTAAACTAGATATTCCTAAACTATGAAAGCCATccataataaattttatcaatatcaaatatttctaagatgatgaaaaacgaaataaatcatgatttttataCATCACGTGATTATTGAGATTCCCGCCAAAACTTCATTTTCATAAGACCACGTATATATACGTATCTTTACCTATCATACGATTCATTTGAGTTGTCTTTCATGGTTTTGACCATGACTTTGTTTTTCCGATATACTTTATGCAAAATTAATTTAATGAAccttttattttttgatatttgtaaTGCTTTTGTTTGTCGTTATCATATTAATGTctcttcttcttttctttttttaatgttttataatatttaatttccgtGGTATTTATTATTAGATAGATCTTTTTAGCAACTTCAGATACAAATGAACTCAAAGTGTTAATCAGAATGTGTCTCTGTAAAAGTTACTAACTGGGATTGCATCATACTTTAGTAAGCATCATTTCAAACGTTCTCTTCTTCTGCAGTTAATCGCCTTAATTTACAATCTccgatttttttttctacagGGAAAAGGTACGTCAACGGAAAATGTATGTTCGAAATAAATAATGCAGGTCTTGTACTTCTTTCAATTACATAGTTGACATAcacttttcttttaaatgaaagtcaacgaacattaaaaaaaaaagaatatcgtAATTGATAataatgtatgtaaataaatgtgTACACCAATTCGTTATATAGATTGTAATTTGGAAGGTGTACTTGATAAGCAGCTTATGACTAATAATCTGCATATAAACATTGACCACTGTGGATGGTAAACTCTCAATTTATAGTACATAGTAATTGGCTAAAAATATCCTGTCCCCAAGTATctctaataaaaaaatgaatgagaATGCCAATTTACACATTTTTGAGACAACTTTAATGTCACTTCAGTCTTTACGGGATTTTGTTTTTACTCTTACTTATCCAATGAGAAGTAGATTCTAAAGTTATCACATATATTGATTGATTTAGCGgaaaatttttattttccatttttgtcTCGGTTTAgtggtatatatataaaagtgacAACTATGGGACAGATCCATAGACAGGTTTTCCAGGGAAGGTGTTTCACGActgaaaaaacattttatattcataaatatatacCTGTATATGCGATTGACAGGTAGCAGGCTACCCTCGATTACGTGTTCCATTATTTTGTTAGACCCCCTGATCGAATGTCTTTGTGACTGTATTTTTCGGCTTCTCCACCAAGCATGATGCATTCACTAGTAAGAGCAGGTATTGGTTTACTTGTAGAAAGACAAGTGTGTCTTTTGGTGGTAACGCTCTCTTGTTAACTAGCATACGAAAATGCGACTCTTAGTGTTGGACATGTATAAAAAGGTATATGaatatatcattttcatttcATCATCCgtaatatatactagtatgtaatttTTGTAGATGGATATAAGACATACATCAGTATTATCATAAGTACAATAGCTTTAGGCTAAATCTCCGTCGTAAGTATTATAACTTGAGGCTTAATTCTAATCTGATATTTTAGCCAATTTATGTCGACAACGTATTTGACGCATTCATATCTATGCTACACAGTTTTAATAAATATCAAAGTTAAAGCCAATCGGGATCATAGAAGTatgtttatcaaatgatcatgtAACAATTAAAACAGCAAGAAAGGGATTGACTCGAAAGAGTGAAACGAAGCATAAAAACAGCAATTTCTAATATTTCCAAATAAACTCCATGTACCAATCTGATAGTATCCACAGCTGCTGAACACTATCTTAAAAACAACTACAACtaataaataatgaataattatCCAGTTTTTAATATTGATCAATTATgtcgtactgttacaccattgacctaataaaattgagaaaggaaatgtatggatgtgcctgtcccaagttaggagcctgtaattcagtgcttatcgtttgttgtgttttcattcattttttaaactttaattttgctgttagttttctcgttttagttgttttacctttgtcattttgtggcctctcatagctgactatgctgtataaattttgctcattgttaaaagccgtacagtggcctatagttgttacaatttctgtgtcatttgttctcttgtgaagagttttctcattggcaatcatactacacctTGTTTTTTGTACATGTCAAAAGCACAGAGTGCCGGTAGGACCATAAGTGGTCATATATGTATAGCAGATTATATGTAGTTTCCATGTGTCCATTAGATTACACGTCAGTTTCATATTTCTGTATTCAGTGAGCTACTAAATCACGGAAAAAATCAAATTCAGTTTTTAGTCTTAAACTTTTTAATCTCATGCGAAATGCCTAATGTTCagacattgttattttttttttattaaagtcgaACGACAATCATTTAAGTTTTTTTCGTGCAATACAATTtgttattatatacttagtagtaaatacagataaattgtatgtgtaatacaatcattggcaagcgtcttgtatcagccacccgtgatgatatcgatatcagcacggttgcaaaagctttatcacacctttaatctatATGatgtcacgtcatcgattgcaatCACTGTTGCAAAGTCTTTATCaaatccctaatctgtatgacgtcatgtcaaacctatattctgtatgacgtcatttcaaacaTCCtgtctgtatgacgtcatgtcacataaacaaacatctacttgaggtatatgtatataataaagtgtatatgatatggctttttcaatattacacaccgtatcaaccctcaaccaatataatccctcgagcagagctcttgggattatattggtgtctcgggttgatacggatgcgatattgaaaaagccatatgatattctctatttatcatatacttgtaTCAAATAATACTTAAATTTTACAgtttaataacatttaaaaatattaaaaggcTATGAAAGAATTACAAGGTTTATTAACCAGATTCCTACAAATTTCCTCAGCGGGCTGATAGAGGCACCTTTATTAACTGCTTCCGGAATGTTATCGCATGCCTTTCCGTTATTGTCCGTGGGGTTTATCACATGCAACTTCGGGTATTTCCGTATTTCCGGAAAGTTGTTTGTAAACATGGCAGACGACACGGACACTGCTGCTTTTGTTCAATCGTTGAAAAACGATAATACAGTTAGAAAAACTGCTAGTGACATGAGACTTTTCAACAAATGGTTGAGATGCAATAACGAGATGAGGTTAGCGGAAGAAATTCCTGTTACGGAACTTGATAAATGTTTGGCTTGTTTCTtcatgacagttcaaaaagaCGACGAGTCAAACTATGAACCTCAATCTGTCAGGTCAATGCAGAGCAGCATTTTAAGATATCTAACAGAGAAATGTGCAATAAATATAATGGTTGACAAAGAATTTCACCACTGTAGAGATGTGATGTCTGCAAAACTGAAACAGCTTAAATCCATGGGAATGGGAGCCAAAAAAAAGGAAAGCAGACCCCTTCACAGCTGAAGAAGTTAATTTACTATACGCAAAAGAGCTGCTTGGTGCAGTTAACAATTCTttgcataattattatttttgtaagtGATATTTTAAGTAGCTTTGTCTTGTTATTTGACTCTTGGTGACGTCACAATTTTCTCTAAAAAATTAACACATTGATATGATCATgatgtattaaaaaaatgatttggcAATAACTTGAATTACCTTCACCTGATTTTGTACAGTCGTCAGAATGTATATTATTTTACCCTTATTGTATACACAAGTctgaatcaaatatttttttactcaaaCACATTCCTTAAATTTATTTGCAGGAAATCCTCAATCTCTAGTAAGAACAGTATGGATGATAGGCGGGCGCCGATTTGAGAAAAAGCCTCTCGTTaaggtttttaatgcacctatctaacacatagctaattttggtatcaattgaaagaaaaacttCTAGACCATACGATTTGGGTGGTCGTCAAAGTTCCCTATGGTCACGTTTCTTGCAAATCTCACGAGAACACAGACATGTCGAAATACTATGGATTATACGGTGACATTAAACATTGAATATATcggcattgttgtaaatatattattcatttttatctaAGATAGCTTTTACTACATTCTAAAAAGATATCGAATCCCAAAAAAGAagaagattttatgaaaaattagttaattcaGAGGCATCTGTCAGACCAACcctaaaatgtaacaaaaatatcatattttctaAGATTGTTAGTGTCAATGACTTATTAAAACTCtcagatgttttgtttttataaatttcatatacCTTGAAAAGATTCCGACACATTTCGAAGCTCAATGATGGATAATAAATGTTTGACGACTTCTCTAAAATCATGGATGAGTCTTAGTCTTGTGAAAAGTGCGCCACCTCCAACGAAGCGAGGTCGCATGTCCATAAATTGGTAACGTTGtataatatgtcaaaatattacaCAAGAGACTTTCAGTATGCCAACTGATAGAGGTTTAACAACCTTAATGAATGCTGTACGGCAAGGCATGTGTTTAGTCAGATAACATCGCCAAAACTTTGACAAGATTGATTTTTCCACATCGTTGTCAGCAGCCAGAGAGCTCATTTCAAGCTTTTATGACCCAAAAGACATGAAAGACAAATTCGCTTCATCACAGGTTGACTTAAACAAGTTACGTGTGAAACTTGCAACATGCAAAGACACAAGTTTGTTGGGATTGAAACCAAGCAAACCTGCACTCAAAGAACATGTTTTGCGGTCATGTCTTCAAACGAATATTTGGATGTCCTTACATCTCGATCACCAAAATCCTTTGTTTCCTTATGAATACGGATGGAAAAAGAGTTCACATGGCCCGGATCCAGTCTACTTTTAGGCATGCTGACGTCCGATTTCCTGCAAGATTTTAATTCTTGCAATGGGAAATACATATGTAGCAGATGTCCATTGACTAATAGCCAAAGAGCATTTGAACAAAGGGGCAACATAGAGTTTAATTTGCCTCACTGTTATCCAAtgttaatatgtatattattattaattttgtgtttttgttataacTATACCAGCTGAAATAAATGGTTGTGTACTTAAGTTCCGTATGCGATGATAGTggtagttaaaaaaattaaaaacaaaattaaaaaaaattaaaaaaaaaaaccttgctgGTGATCTTCGACCTAGACGTGGTTGGCAAGCTTAAGACAATTAAACCATAATGTATTTATAACTGTCGAGctaacaagagaccaaaataacgtATATTTTTAACTGTGCTGtacatgtaaacatggtaaatatgcAGTTTTACGATATGTTTTAATATAGTTTGATCAATATTTTGTCGGTATAAAAAGCATGCTAGGGGAGACATTAGAACTTAAAAAACTagttatatatgttattaatataaaaccaaTAAAACTGTGTTTTTTCGATGCAAAATTAAATATTACCGAGCGTTTTGCGTCAATACCcttaaaaattatgattttcacaaaaatacgagattttttcattttaaacacttttttctttgaaattttatttcagaaacaaaaaTTAGATAAACTTAAGTTATCAaatgatatatttcatattatattgcagatgaatttgtttttaaacttcATTTTTCGAACAATATCGTCaaattattacatatattttccccccttttttgccgTTGTGACCATTTCCCAATTTGACGACCAGGCAATTCTGAATGtacctttcaaatgatatatcatatagccgtgtgttaggtaggtgcattaaaaacctcAGAAAACTTGTTTTGGCGCTCGCCTATGAATAACACTCTACATTTTGGTTTGCGCTCCCGGGAAGAGCACACAACTTTGAGATGGGGAGACATTCAAATGAAGGCAACTACTGATGGTCAGCAGTATCTAAAACATACAGAAAGGATAACCAAAACAAGAAATGGTGCTAACTTGGATACACGTGCCTTTCAAGCCAAGATGTTTGCTGACACAGGTAATGTTTCAGGAAAAGTTTCATAGGGGACAAgattcaaaataattatttcattttttaattgaattacagaaaaagtcaattaaaaagcgcaaaaaatagtatacatgtagtgtaaataTGTATTAAACAAGATATCAAGATATTGCCATCACAAAATAAGAGCCAAATATTACAagtgtagctatatatatatatattatattgtaaacatgtcatatatgtttcttttatattgtaaacatgtatataataatgaCATTTTAGCAATCAATATTGAACTGGTTTATCTTCTTTCAGGTAATCCTAGATGTCCTATACAGACATATAAACAGTTTCTTAGAAGAAGACCAGAAGATATGGTTGCAGATGATTGTCctttttatttggggttttccAGGCAAATTAAGGATGACGGTGTCTGGTTTTCAAGACAAGCTTTAGGAAAGAACACTTTAAgttcttttgttaaaaaaatgtgtgaagaCGGTGGTATTTAGGGTAGAAAAAACTAATCATAGTGTCAGAAAAACTACTATCACTGCCTTGGTACATGAGGACATACCAGATACACGCATAATGCCGCTGAGTGTACATAAACATGTTCAATCCATAAACTCCTATAGCTCAGCATCAATTGAACAACAGAAGGAAATGTCTAATATTTTGAGTAAAATTGGTGCAGGGAAAATAACTTCCGATAAAAACCCAAGGCCTTTGGATGATAACAACAATGATATACCATCAGATGATGATACAGAATTTTTGTCTGCTTCCCAAGAAGCCGAACTTTCTTTTGTATTGAAAGACATTTCATATTTCGAATCTAATTCTAAACCAGTTTCAGCAACAACAACTACAGGAATAAATGAAATGCCAGAAATAGTACATGAAAATCACAAAGGAAAAGAAATGCATATGTGCGCAGGGGCAACTATTACAGGAAATGTGCCAATTAATTTTTCCAACTAAGAACAttattatcatgaatatacaAGTCATGTAATTGTTTTCATACATTTATGTCACCCTGATGCTTGTTATATCGTTTAATAACAACAATTAAAGTTCAGAAATTTGTATGTGGTTAATTATaaattatcaaagaaaaacaaaattttaatggtttttgtctttatttcttctgttgaagtatatgataaaaagatatttacatgtcatttttcatatcatacCCTTTATCGGCCCTAGGTCATGATATAATCCCTCGAGcctgcggctcttgggctgatatcatGACCTAGGGTCGATAAAGGgtatgatatgaaaaatgccatgtaataatctatacttATTATTGCCGGATCCAAGATATCCAAGATATTTGAAAGAGGATGTAGTTCCCGATAATTGAATTTATACTGACAAGCGGAGCGATGCAAACATAGTTTGGACGATTATACGCTAAACATTTGTATAGATATTGTGGAAcacatgatattttcaaaattatttagcgATCGATAGGGGGAGTACGCCCTCTACCCTTGTATCCTTGAATGCACGTTTAAGTATACATGGACAAAAACCTCGCCCTATAAATTAGAATAGGTAAAGACGAAAAGtactatttgataaatatatcaatgatatgaATTGCTGCCCACATCAAATTATCTTCAATTaaatgatagattttttttttaaatagttgagtacaccttttacattgGGGTGTGTTGGAATCTACTTTAAACGTtaagtcactgatgagtcttatgtagacgaaacacgcgtctggcgtactaaattataatcctggtacctttgataactaatcaaAACTTGTAAGAACAATAAAAAGGCACCCTTCTCGCTTCGgaaatcattattttaatatttttatgctAAATTATGTAATGGAATatttaaaaattcataatttaagAAGAACtaaaatatgggtcaagtgaaaagACAAGAAATGATGGATGCATTTGATTACAAGTTCCTAACTtacttattaaattataatatgtGTGTCAATAAAATCGTTcaaagtttaatgacaaaatatttaaaaattaaaacataatagATTTTTACTTAAAGTATATTCCAGCAAACAA encodes:
- the LOC139492956 gene encoding uncharacterized protein; its protein translation is MADDTDTAAFVQSLKNDNTVRKTASDMRLFNKWLRCNNEMRLAEEIPVTELDKCLACFFMTVQKDDESNYEPQSVRSMQSSILRYLTEKCAINIMVDKEFHHCRDVMSAKLKQLKSMGMGAKKKESRPLHS